In Sulfuricurvum sp., the following are encoded in one genomic region:
- a CDS encoding pyrimidine/purine nucleoside phosphorylase, producing the protein MSQFTNVTADKKANIYFEGNVTSRTLRFEDGSIKTLGIMLPGEYTFNTADAEIMEIMSGEMEVQLPGSEEWVMITGPQSFDVPANSAFHLKVKSVSDYCCSFVK; encoded by the coding sequence ATGTCACAATTTACCAACGTTACCGCTGATAAAAAAGCAAATATCTATTTTGAGGGAAATGTTACTAGTCGAACACTCCGTTTTGAAGATGGAAGTATCAAAACTCTAGGAATCATGTTACCGGGCGAATATACCTTTAACACTGCTGATGCTGAAATCATGGAGATCATGAGTGGCGAAATGGAGGTTCAGCTTCCGGGATCTGAGGAGTGGGTTATGATTACAGGTCCTCAAAGTTTTGACGTTCCTGCTAACAGTGCTTTTCATCTCAAAGTTAAATCAGTGAGTGATTATTGCTGTAGTTTTGTCAAATAA
- a CDS encoding tetratricopeptide repeat protein, with product MKKLLLCTLLVLSTLNASSSQPSFSTTYTEAVRGNIEAQYACGVMYEQGIGTDINHSMAVQWYEKAAIQGHKDAQFNLGIMYISGRGVEQNISLAMMWFASAAKQGDSEARKLLLGIIDNKYEKKIKSSLESQSCSGKLIKPIRFDIKEGGKICTKPDSASQCKSVEKTKISYTSNIQEKNFYKLTGIVVPGKGWKDYIGEGWIEEDSIEIRH from the coding sequence ATGAAAAAATTATTACTCTGCACTCTTTTAGTTTTATCCACTTTAAATGCATCCTCCTCTCAACCCTCTTTTTCGACTACCTACACGGAAGCAGTTCGTGGAAATATAGAAGCACAATATGCTTGCGGTGTGATGTATGAGCAAGGTATTGGAACGGATATCAATCACTCAATGGCAGTGCAGTGGTATGAAAAAGCAGCCATACAGGGGCACAAAGATGCTCAATTTAATCTAGGCATCATGTATATCAGTGGCAGAGGTGTTGAGCAAAACATTTCACTTGCAATGATGTGGTTTGCATCAGCTGCAAAGCAAGGCGATAGCGAAGCACGTAAATTATTACTGGGTATTATCGATAACAAATACGAAAAAAAAATAAAATCATCGTTAGAATCACAATCTTGTAGTGGTAAATTGATCAAACCTATCCGATTTGATATAAAAGAGGGTGGAAAAATATGCACTAAACCTGATTCTGCATCGCAGTGCAAATCTGTTGAAAAAACAAAAATCAGTTATACCAGTAATATTCAAGAGAAAAATTTTTATAAACTTACGGGAATCGTTGTACCAGGAAAAGGGTGGAAAGATTATATCGGTGAGGGGTGGATTGAGGAAGATAGTATCGAAATTCGACACTAA
- the infA gene encoding translation initiation factor IF-1, producing the protein MAKDDVIEVDGKIVEALPNATFRVELPNGHVILCHIAGKMRMHYIKILPGDTVKLELTPYSLDKGRITYRYK; encoded by the coding sequence ATGGCAAAAGATGATGTCATCGAAGTTGATGGAAAGATTGTTGAAGCACTACCGAACGCAACGTTTCGTGTGGAGCTTCCGAACGGGCATGTGATTTTATGTCACATTGCCGGCAAAATGCGTATGCACTATATCAAGATTCTTCCGGGGGATACGGTAAAACTCGAATTGACCCCTTATAGTCTTGATAAAGGGCGTATCACTTATCGCTATAAATAA